Proteins from one Leptospira fletcheri genomic window:
- a CDS encoding PAS domain-containing sensor histidine kinase yields MDRSQDKVYRTIFEQSPIGLIIFNRRGEVVDANVAALRILGMRGEDLIGSSFSDFRDENLVNMLTHAYSGETYEYEGPYFTSLSESSFQIHAKVAPILDEHESVDGLVLTFEDITEKKRTERRLAETLVKRAEIQKALRENERKFRTLFEAAGDAIFIFDGRIFLDCNPRTEEIFGCTKEEMIGHSPVDFSPEFQPDGSNSAEAAIHKIGLAMSGQPQTFEWTHCRKDRTNFSAEVTLNSVRFGDADVIQAIVRDVSERKRSEEQIKRLNEELEIKVSLRTEQLNASNSHLESTIRNLKNALIELKSTQGQLVQSEKMAVLGQLIAGIAHEVNTPLGAIISSNEGIQSVFRDAWETLLKEFSLFNDEEKNFWKMLFFKGSVLPEFYDSAEERKKRKHIRDQLKQEGFVKANSLADNLAELGIEGKDLSEMIASADKERFPVIVANAVHLSGIFRHSNVIREAANKASHVIRALKTYIYQDHSGATEVDVREQLELVLTLYYGKVKQGVEIVRKFHDPSIAFGQADQLTQVWANLINNAFQAISYKGRLELETRPQGGFLDVFITDNGPGIPTEIRERIFEPFFTTKPQGEGSGLGLDICRKILERNNGTIHVESKSGRTTFKVRLPTAPN; encoded by the coding sequence ATGGACCGTTCGCAGGATAAAGTATATCGCACGATTTTCGAACAATCTCCTATCGGTTTAATTATTTTCAATCGTAGAGGGGAAGTCGTGGACGCGAACGTAGCTGCTTTGAGAATTCTAGGAATGCGGGGCGAAGATCTGATCGGATCCTCGTTCAGCGATTTTCGGGATGAAAACCTGGTCAACATGCTGACTCATGCGTATTCCGGAGAGACCTATGAATACGAAGGACCTTATTTCACCTCGCTATCCGAATCGTCTTTTCAAATACACGCAAAGGTCGCTCCTATATTGGACGAGCATGAGTCTGTGGACGGACTCGTCTTAACTTTCGAAGATATTACCGAAAAGAAACGTACGGAACGCAGATTGGCCGAGACTTTGGTGAAGCGAGCCGAGATACAAAAGGCGCTCCGAGAAAATGAACGTAAGTTCAGAACCTTGTTTGAGGCGGCAGGGGACGCGATCTTCATCTTCGACGGCCGGATTTTCTTAGACTGTAATCCCAGGACGGAGGAGATATTCGGCTGTACGAAGGAGGAGATGATCGGACATTCACCGGTGGATTTTTCCCCGGAGTTCCAGCCGGACGGATCCAATTCCGCGGAGGCCGCCATCCACAAAATCGGGCTGGCGATGTCCGGTCAACCCCAGACCTTTGAATGGACTCATTGCAGAAAGGATAGAACGAATTTTTCCGCGGAAGTGACTCTGAATTCGGTCAGATTCGGCGATGCGGACGTGATCCAGGCCATCGTTCGGGATGTTTCGGAAAGGAAAAGATCCGAGGAACAGATAAAAAGACTGAACGAGGAATTGGAAATTAAGGTTTCCCTCCGCACGGAACAGCTAAATGCGAGCAATAGTCATCTAGAAAGTACGATTCGAAATTTGAAGAATGCTTTGATCGAATTAAAATCTACCCAAGGGCAGCTTGTACAATCCGAGAAGATGGCCGTTCTCGGACAATTGATCGCCGGGATCGCTCACGAAGTGAATACTCCGTTAGGAGCCATTATCTCTTCGAACGAAGGGATTCAGTCCGTTTTTAGGGACGCGTGGGAAACGTTATTGAAGGAATTCTCCTTATTTAACGATGAGGAGAAAAACTTCTGGAAAATGTTGTTTTTCAAAGGAAGTGTATTGCCGGAATTCTATGATTCCGCGGAGGAAAGAAAAAAGCGGAAACATATCAGGGACCAATTGAAGCAGGAAGGTTTCGTCAAGGCGAATTCTCTCGCGGACAATTTGGCCGAGCTGGGAATCGAGGGGAAGGATCTGTCCGAAATGATCGCCAGTGCCGATAAGGAAAGATTTCCCGTGATCGTGGCAAATGCTGTTCATCTTTCCGGAATATTCCGACATAGTAATGTGATTCGGGAGGCTGCGAACAAGGCTTCCCATGTTATACGGGCGTTAAAGACGTATATCTATCAGGACCATTCCGGAGCAACCGAAGTGGATGTAAGGGAACAGTTGGAGCTGGTTCTTACCTTATATTACGGTAAAGTAAAGCAGGGTGTGGAGATCGTCCGAAAATTCCACGATCCTTCGATCGCTTTCGGACAAGCGGACCAATTGACGCAGGTCTGGGCCAATCTTATCAATAATGCGTTTCAGGCCATCTCGTACAAGGGACGTTTGGAATTGGAGACGCGTCCTCAGGGCGGATTTTTGGACGTATTTATAACGGATAACGGACCGGGAATTCCCACGGAGATTCGGGAAAGAATTTTCGAGCCTTTCTTTACCACAAAACCTCAGGGGGAAGGGAGCGGCCTCGGCTTGGATATTTGCCGTAAGATCCTGGAACGGAACAACGGTACGATTCATGTGGAGTCCAAATCCGGAAGGACCACTTTTAAAGTCCGGCTTCCTACCGCTCCAAATTGA
- a CDS encoding PaaI family thioesterase — protein MVEEQIYRQIKASQNGQDWHHTNCFGCGPDNPKGLHASFPFHEASGEVRFSFVMEKGFEGAPGFTHGGALATLMDEAQGVLCFHLGHFVMTDQLYMRYLKACPLGAEIEVRCWVTMVRRRRLYTKGTVHLKKTGELLLSSKARWYDMPEKVFARMFQGTSFPIKMIAQVLEENQKRGKEIRKRLKKERARQEGK, from the coding sequence ATGGTAGAAGAACAGATCTATCGACAAATCAAAGCCAGCCAAAACGGGCAGGATTGGCATCACACGAACTGCTTCGGCTGTGGACCGGACAATCCAAAAGGACTGCATGCAAGCTTTCCCTTTCACGAAGCTTCGGGAGAAGTCAGGTTCAGTTTCGTAATGGAAAAAGGTTTTGAAGGCGCACCGGGTTTCACCCACGGAGGCGCCTTGGCCACATTAATGGACGAGGCCCAAGGGGTCCTTTGCTTTCACCTCGGGCATTTCGTTATGACGGACCAACTCTACATGAGGTATCTCAAAGCATGTCCGCTCGGAGCGGAAATAGAAGTCCGCTGTTGGGTCACGATGGTTCGCAGGAGAAGATTGTATACCAAGGGAACGGTCCATCTCAAGAAGACCGGGGAGCTATTGCTTTCCTCGAAGGCTCGTTGGTACGACATGCCTGAAAAAGTCTTTGCAAGAATGTTCCAGGGCACATCCTTTCCGATAAAGATGATCGCGCAGGTTCTGGAAGAGAATCAAAAGCGCGGAAAAGAGATCCGGAAACGACTTAAAAAAGAAAGGGCAAGGCAGGAAGGAAAATAA
- a CDS encoding glutathione S-transferase family protein — translation MIELYTAGTPNGKKVSIMLEEIGLPYSVRALDLGKLEQKEDWFLRINPNGRIPAIVDKDNGDFAVFESGAILIYLAEKTGKLLSKDPKQRSVTLQWLMFQMGGVGPMQGQANFFLRYATEKIPFAIQRYQNETKRLYSVLEKRLHNSEYLAGSELSIADIATWPWVYGHTYSEVSLDDFPKLKEWQDRLGVRPAFQKGKEVPVKA, via the coding sequence TTGATCGAACTATATACTGCAGGAACGCCGAATGGAAAAAAGGTTTCCATCATGCTGGAAGAAATCGGACTTCCCTATTCCGTCCGAGCCTTGGACCTGGGTAAACTGGAGCAAAAAGAGGATTGGTTCTTAAGAATCAATCCGAACGGACGAATCCCTGCGATCGTGGATAAGGACAACGGAGACTTTGCAGTATTCGAATCCGGGGCCATACTGATCTATCTTGCGGAAAAGACAGGTAAATTGCTTTCCAAGGATCCGAAGCAAAGGTCCGTAACTTTACAGTGGTTGATGTTTCAAATGGGCGGTGTAGGTCCCATGCAAGGACAGGCGAATTTTTTCCTGAGGTATGCGACCGAGAAAATTCCCTTCGCTATTCAAAGATACCAGAATGAAACCAAGCGACTCTATTCCGTTTTGGAAAAGCGTCTTCACAACTCGGAGTATTTGGCCGGTTCGGAACTTTCCATAGCGGACATAGCGACTTGGCCCTGGGTTTACGGACATACCTATTCGGAAGTTTCTCTAGACGATTTTCCGAAGCTCAAAGAATGGCAGGATAGACTTGGAGTTCGTCCGGCCTTTCAGAAAGGAAAAGAAGTCCCGGTCAAAGCCTAA
- a CDS encoding alpha/beta fold hydrolase codes for MPGSGEMRHKFRSTEKNTGFILRPMPNERTLSFFLFWIFLLRCSGKTDNFGPRILKADRTGSGVVVFVPGYKGSELISSSGKRLWLGPSQAFAFSTPDLSLRDGDGIMAGDILSSVTAIPGILDVKVYSPWLKRLESEAGLASYVFPYDWRKDNGNTSLLLETFLERVKKESGGTAPVVVGHSNGGTLTLSVLNRRPDLISKAIFVGAPFHSGIGFLEDLMLPQSTGLNGKIADPCVVSTFASVYTFFPREESFDTREVLSDAKGKFVENRFFRASFWKEHGLGPFSKTASCSNLPEEKEFQQRLDRAKTFRDSLTATTGKNRPSVLVVRAVNRPTLRVLTGEKTTEGWKWDFEKAKRTNGDGRVTAESALPPPGIEYELFESEAEHSKLLSDTKVQDRILDFSRTK; via the coding sequence ATGCCTGGTAGTGGAGAGATGAGGCATAAATTCCGTTCGACAGAGAAGAATACGGGTTTTATTCTTCGTCCCATGCCGAACGAGCGGACTCTTTCTTTTTTCTTATTCTGGATCTTTCTTCTCCGCTGTTCCGGTAAAACCGACAATTTCGGACCTAGAATATTGAAAGCCGACAGAACAGGCTCCGGAGTCGTCGTTTTCGTTCCCGGTTATAAGGGTTCGGAATTGATCTCTTCATCCGGAAAACGATTGTGGCTCGGTCCTTCCCAGGCATTCGCTTTTTCGACACCGGATTTGTCTCTTAGGGATGGTGACGGAATCATGGCCGGGGATATCCTCTCTTCCGTTACCGCAATTCCAGGAATCCTAGACGTTAAAGTATATTCTCCTTGGTTAAAGCGCCTAGAATCGGAGGCGGGCCTTGCCTCCTATGTATTTCCTTACGATTGGAGAAAGGATAACGGAAATACTTCTCTTTTACTCGAGACGTTTTTGGAGCGGGTCAAAAAAGAGTCGGGCGGAACGGCTCCCGTCGTGGTGGGACATAGCAACGGGGGAACCCTCACATTGAGTGTCCTCAACCGAAGGCCGGATCTGATCTCGAAAGCGATTTTTGTAGGAGCTCCTTTTCATTCGGGAATCGGATTCTTGGAAGATTTGATGCTTCCGCAATCGACGGGATTGAACGGAAAAATCGCCGATCCATGCGTCGTTTCCACGTTTGCAAGCGTGTACACGTTCTTTCCACGGGAAGAAAGTTTTGACACCCGAGAAGTTTTGAGTGATGCGAAGGGAAAATTCGTAGAGAATCGATTTTTCCGAGCCTCCTTTTGGAAGGAACACGGACTGGGTCCGTTCAGTAAGACCGCCTCTTGCTCGAACCTACCGGAGGAAAAAGAATTCCAACAACGCTTGGACCGGGCCAAAACGTTTCGAGACTCTCTGACAGCCACAACGGGAAAAAATCGACCCTCCGTATTGGTCGTTCGGGCCGTAAATCGACCGACTCTTCGCGTACTTACCGGCGAAAAAACGACCGAAGGATGGAAATGGGATTTCGAGAAAGCCAAAAGGACGAACGGTGACGGAAGGGTGACTGCCGAAAGCGCTCTACCTCCCCCAGGAATCGAATACGAACTCTTCGAATCGGAAGCGGAACATTCCAAACTTTTGAGCGATACCAAAGTGCAGGACAGGATTCTCGATTTCAGTCGGACCAAATGA